The proteins below come from a single Mycobacterium parmense genomic window:
- a CDS encoding tyrosine-type recombinase/integrase translates to MVHPRQQWAGAPLKTPGSDAPIPIPRDLALMLSASVQRFGGEMMVTNRRGRPCGPWIIYEAIKKVRESGVVEGLPERFTFHDLRHYLASLLIASGADVKVVQARMRHESASTTLDVYSHLWPDTDDSTRAAVGMVITKRMAADASADALRTERLS, encoded by the coding sequence GTGGTGCATCCGAGGCAGCAGTGGGCCGGGGCACCGTTGAAGACGCCTGGCAGCGATGCACCAATCCCGATCCCCCGGGACCTGGCGCTGATGCTGTCCGCTTCGGTGCAGCGGTTCGGTGGCGAAATGATGGTGACTAACCGCAGGGGTAGGCCGTGTGGTCCGTGGATCATTTACGAAGCCATCAAAAAGGTCCGTGAATCGGGAGTTGTTGAAGGTTTGCCGGAGAGGTTCACGTTCCATGATCTGCGGCATTACCTGGCTTCGCTGCTGATCGCGTCGGGTGCTGATGTCAAGGTGGTGCAGGCGCGGATGCGTCACGAGAGCGCAAGCACGACGCTGGACGTTTACTCGCATTTGTGGCCGGACACTGATGATTCGACCCGGGCGGCGGTCGGCATGGTGATCACGAAGCGGATGGCTGCGGATGCTTCTGCGGACGCTCTGCGGACGGAGCGGTTGTCGTGA